Part of the Choloepus didactylus isolate mChoDid1 chromosome 27, mChoDid1.pri, whole genome shotgun sequence genome is shown below.
actgaatttaaaaaaaaacactgccagAGCTGCGGTTTGAAGCCACCTCCATGACTTTGGCCCAGGGGTTTTCTCTTGCTCTCTTCTGAGCTCAGCTGTACAGATGTTTGTCTTTCTGAGTATTTTTCAGAGGCCACCACAGGGCAGAAGCACCACTCTCAGAGCCATCCTCTGCTTACTGATGGTTCAGTAAAGACCAAGAAACCTTTGCATGGTGTAAGAGCCCAGGTAAGCCtagcccctccaccccccacctgcTCTCCACCCGAGGTAGACACAAGCAGAAACCTTGTTACCTAAATAGGTCATGTTCCCTTCTGACTCTAGGCCGCTGCACATGCTGTTCCTCCTGCCTGGAACTCTCTTCCATCTCACTCCCATCTCACCTATTTAACACCTCAGGGCTCAGCTCAAGCTCACTGTCTAGGTCAGGCAGATCCCCATGGCACCCTCATGAAGTTCTCATACTAATCACAGTGCCAGAGAGTCTATCTAAACCATAAATGGTAGTTCTTCTAACTAGCCATTTGCAGGAGAATATCGTAAGTCTGCCTCCCTGTGCCCTGATGGCAGGGGCCGGCCGTTGGATCCCCAGTCCCCAGCAAAGAGCAGGTGCCCAACACATGtgtgctgaatgaatggatgcacAGCCAGGGCCAAACCCTAGGGTCCCTGGCTTCCCCACTACATACTGTCTTGCCTTCAGTAGGTTAGGCATGGAGGATCCCTCTCTTGGGATCCCCATTTTCTGAGAAATCACCTACCAACCCATCCCTACCAACCAGAGGAACCGACCACATCAGTAAATGTTTTTGAGTTTTAATGtttctttcctgtttctccaACATGGGGGCTCGGATCTTGGTGTCAGGTTAGGATAAAAGATGGGGAGTCTAAGGCTGGGGAGAGGGAATGTGAAAGGAGCTGAAGGGCTAGAGTTGGGACGAGGAGAGGGAGCCAAGTCCTTTTAACATCCGGGATCTCCACAGCTGACACCATGAGGGTGGTCCTTATTTGCAAAATGGGGTCATGCTGTGCTGAAAGCATCAAGGCCCAGCTGTACTAGGCCCTAAGTGCCTGCAGGGTGCTACTTTCAGCCCAGAGAGTCAGAGGGGCACCATTTTGGCCTAGAGAATTGAGAAGGAGCATCACCTTGGCTTGGAGAATAGAGAGGGGCACCATCTTGGGCCTCGAGTCAGGAGACGGCCCCTCCCTTGGCCTAATGAAGGAGACCACAGGAAATCGTCAGGGCCCATGATTAAGTAGACAGAATAAACAAGCTGGGCAAAGCCAATCCCAGGGGAATGGCTGGACCCAGGAAAACAAGATCATGCTGAGGTGGTGGAGCTAAGTCAAAGGAGGATAAGCCAGGAGAAGCTACAACTGGAACTAGGAGATGGGGATGGGGGCGGGGGGAATAGACAAGCCTGGAGAGCAGAAGAAAGACCCGGCCTAGGAGGAAAAAAACCTGGAAATAAAGCCAGAACCAGAGTTGTAGCCCAGGGAGTGATGGAAAATGCCGGGAAGTCTGCACCAGATCCTGGGCCTCCTGCGGGAAGAACCATGATGGGCCCCTGGGAACAGAAACCAAAcgcaggtaggcagggagcaaGGCGTGGCGCGGCGTACCCTGCAGCGCAAATAGATCAGGGAGCGGCTGGTTACCAAGCGCCCCAGAGATAGGCTCCGAGCCAGGGGGCAGGGCCAGGCATTTGCGCCAAGCCGGGACCAGGGGGAGGGGCCAGACTTGGCACGCAGGGGCTGGCTACACAGCAAGGAATGAACCATACGCCAGCCACAGAGCATTATCCAGGGGTCAGAGTTAGCCTTGAGGGTGACAGCAAGATGGAGTAAGGGAGGGGTGCTACACGGGGGCGGAATCAGGTTCCAGAAGCAGCAGAGGCTACCCCCGTGGGGCAGAGTCCGGTGGGGGAGGAGGGTCAAGGCTAGGCCCGCGGCCCCGGATCCTGCTCAGGTTCGGTTCCCGGCACGCCGCGGATGTCGGGCAGCAGGCGGCAGCCGGCCACGATGTCGAGGCGCTCGGCTAGCGCGCAGAGGTCGCCCCGCGCCAGGCGCACGCTGTGGGCAGCCGCCAGTCCCGCCGTCTGGGCAGCCGCCAGCCGAGCAGCCAGGGCGGCCACGTCGCGGCCCGCTCGGCGATACACGCCGCTCACGGCGGCCACCACGTCGTGGTCTAGCCGCGCCTGGCTCTCGGCTAGCCGGAGCTGCAGCAGCGAGCGCGCAGGGGTGGGCGCCGGTGCCTCCTCCGTGCCCCAGGTTTCCCCCGCCGGCTCCCGCTGCACCACAAGCGGGGGCAGGGCCCCCAGCTTGGCCGTCGGCTCCGGCTCCGGGTCCGAGTCGGTCTCCGCGGCCTCCCCGACCACCCGCAGTCCTGTGGGGCGGCCGCGCGTCGGGCCGGAGGGGCCCAGGTACAGCTCCTCCTCCGACGAGGACGCCGAGAGCTCCGAGTCCGTCTCGGCCGCCTCCCCCGGCACCACCGTCTCCGGCCTCCGCGGCGGCCTCCGCCGACGACCCTGGGATGCCATGGCGCCGAGCTAGAGGACAGGAGGAGCGAAGGGACAACATGAGAGGCGGGCGCCCCGCGGGGGCTAACAGGCACAAGTCCTGGATTCCCCGCCCCTCCACTGCCTCTTGGTCATTTGGGACCAACTGCTTCCCTtgtccgggcctcagtttccccttctatAAACTGGGGCTCATCGCCTCTGCCGGCGATGATGGTGCCTATCGGACCCCAACCTCTTcagtggggaaaccgaggcccagctCGATCACGGCGCTTTCTGAATTTGCCCCCCAGCAGAGGCCACACGCCTTCCTCCAAGCCCGTCCCAGACCCGGAAGCAGCCAGGATGCTGAACTGCTCAAGGACCAGCGTCAGGGTCACCGGAAAGGTGACAGCCGGCTGGACTCTAGGGAGGGTGCACTAACGGAGGCGGCGCTATGGCCAAAGACCATACCGGGTCACCGGAGCTTCGAGCCGGTGGTATCCGCTACCCGCGTCCCTACGGCGGGTGTCGGCGGTCAACTCACGTGGGTTGCTTGGCTACCAACCAGGACGCAAGCTCTCGGGGCCGGTTGCGAGGGCGTGTGTGCAGAAAAGTCACGTGAACAGCGGTACGGCCAATAGGGAAGCGGTTGGGCTGGCGCTGCCGGGTTGTGCCGCAAAGGAGAGTCCGCAGTGGACAGCAGGAGTTTAAGAAACGAGTTACGTCAAGCGTAGCCAGTGACTCGACCAATGGGAATTCTCGAGGGCCCAGAAACTGTAGAAGGACGGGGAGTAAGGGCGGAAGAGGCCGTAAGGTGTAGTCGCGTGTGACCAATGAGAGGAGGCGTAGGCCCTCCCTCTCTACTTTCCTTCCTGACTCACCAGCGCACCACGTGAGCCCGGGGCCGGGGAGGCGGGGCTAGTTTGAGGCCAAAGAAAGCCGGTGTAGGTGGGCACGCACCGTAGGAGGCGGGGCCTGCCCAGCCAGGCCAATCAGAGCAGGAAGTTCTCGACGGTAATGGCGGACGCGGTCCTGTTTGAGTTTCTGCACATGGAAATGGTCGCGGAGCTGTGGGCGCGCGGCCCCGACCCCGGCCTCGGGGTGAGCGCCGGGCCCAGGGGAAATAGGCGCGAACCGTGGCGGGGAGGCTGGTTCGAGGCCCTGGGGAGCGCGCGCAGGTCGCCTCTGCAGCCCGGGATTGAGCTCCGGCCCCGCCCCTGCCTCGACGGGAGAGCTCGGGCGGTTTACGCCTGGGGAAGCTGGGGTCGCGATGGTGCCGGCCTCCCGAGTTTCTGTTAAAATTGAGCGAGATAATTCAGGTTAAAACACGTGTCTCAAGGCCTGGCACAGGGTAAGCGATTAGTAACTACAGTAATTATTGTTGGAAGTTTAACAACTGAGGGCATTCTGCCTGGGTTGACTTCCGCCCCCGCCACTCACTCAGTGAAGTCATCTCTGCGTGCCTCCGTTTCTTCTCTTGTCTAATGGGTAGCATAACAGTAGATAAGTCTCAGAGTGGGACGTTTAGGGACGTTAAGCCACTCAACAAACGTTTATTGATTGCTTGTTGTATTCCGGGCATTGTTCTAAGACAGTGAATAGAAATATAATATACTATCAACTAGTGAGAagttctgtaaaaaaaaaaaaaaaccacaaaacttcTGTAGTCAGGGAAAGCCTTTCTAAGGAGGTGAAGGGGAAAGGAAGCCCTGAGAAGAacgggaaagagcattccagaaagaggaaaaagccCTGAAGAAACACTTGCTTGGCTTCTTTGGAAGTTAGACCTTAAGACTAAATAAGCTGTAACTTTAAAGCAGTTAGTGCAGGGCCTGACATGTAGTCAGCCTTTAAAGCATGGGAGCTCTTGTTATAAAATTTGATACCAAGAAAAAGGGTGTGAGTAGGGGGCTCACAGAATAGGTGCTTAAGAAATGGAGGGCTGTGGTTTCTGTGATTTTCATCATTATATGCAAGACATTTTCACTGGCTTAGGCTTTCTTCCTGGACTGGGAGCCCCAATGAGGGTGTTGCTTGTTACCATCCCTGAACCTGGTTTCTTCCGAGTTTGTTCATTCAACAAGCTTTTACTAAAATCTGCAAGGTGCCAAGCCCAGCCATAGGCTCTGGGGTTGCCTGGTGAATTGTACAAGAATCCTTGCCCTCCTGGGGCTCATATTCTGGTGGGGTAGACAAGATAAATGAGTAAAGTATACGGTACATCGTATACCTGCTGTGAGAAAGATAAGAGCAAGCATGGGAGGGGGAGTGTGCATTGGTGTGCTGAGACCAGCCTCCATCCTGGTTTGCAAACTGGAAACCTGGGAGTCCTCTGCATCCGCTTCCTCTCCCTAATGCCAGGCTGGGCCTCATCTCCAGGCCCTCCTCATTCTTCCTTGTAAATCTGTTTCCTGATCTCCTGCCTCCCCTGCCCTAGGCCAGTCTCATCCCTCTGCTTGCTTATTTCAGTCATCACATCTTCACGGAGTTAACTCCTATTATGCCTCCAGATCTTGGTGCAGATTTCTGTGGTCAAGGGAGTGTGGGAAACACTGGGGTACTCAGGTTAGCTCACTGTGGAGCTATTCAGAACACACCTTGGGCAGCCGTCCTTTCGTGGCTGCTGCTGGAATTCTGATTCTGAGGTCCCATGTCTGAGATTCCAAGAAAACTAGAATGGGATGTGGCCAGGGTCTTgggcagccagggttgagaactgcGGCAGTCTCCCCACCTGCCTTTGACTTGGGGAGCCCCTTAATGCAGGTGGTGTGTCATGTGGCATGGCCGGGAAGCCTCACATGTTCGTCTCTCTCACCTCCGgccccttttcctctctgttccttctttccAATCTGACAAGTTTCCATCTGCACCAAATGCAGGCCTCCTGTTTCTTGGGTATTTACCGTGTACCTAGAACAGTATGCTACCTCACTTAGTCCTCAGAACAGCCCTTTGAGGTAGACACTGTGTCCCCGTTTTACAAACGAAGAGCTGAAGCTCAGGAGAGGAGGGCCTGTCCCGAGGCTGCACGGTGACCATGAAGGCAGGAGGCTGAGCTGGGACTGGCTGCAGTGTCGTCAGGACCTCCCCTCTGCCATCTCCCCAGGGACAGGGAGGGGGCTCATTCTTCTCTGTCCCCACGGCCCAGGCGCTGGGGAGCCACAGTCAGTGTTTATAGCTTTTGTGTTTTCCGTGTCCTACCTGCTCAGGTGTTATTTGTGGTTGCTGAAGGGCGCCCTGGTGAGCTTgccagctgctagctgcaggGTTAGAGTGTGGAATGGGCTCCCAGCCAGAGGAGCCAGGAGCCCAGAGGACCCTTGTTTTCAAAGCAGGAAAAACCCTCAGGAAGCTTGGAAGATAAGGGGAGGCTTTGTGCTGAGGAGTGAATTCCTCTGAGTGTGCGCAATGAGCACTGGGAGCCCTGAgcagtggagggggtgggggcctggggcCAGGTGGCCTggtggggaagaggtggcccagGGCAGCAGCAGACACTGTCCCACCCACCCACCGGCCCCCTGGGTTCTGCAGTGTAGGGGAAACCATTTGGGTCAGGGAGCCAGTCCTGCCCGGGTTTGGAAGAGAGCCTGTCCTGAGTGTGCCCAAGGCAGGTTTCAGTCCTTCAGAGCCCCAATTTCCAGGTGTGAAATACAACCTGCCTGTGGAACCGTTAAAATTAAACAAGAGGGTGTGGGCAAAGCACCTGCACACAGTGTCTGATCAGATCCTGACTCTGCTTTGTTACGTGTGTTGCACCAAGCCTCGGGCTAGCTGCTGAGGGTCAGAGGTGAGTGGGCCGGCTGGGTCCCTGCCCTCAGTGACcgtgctgagtgggcagggctggGATCGCGGAGCTGGGCTGAGGGAACAGTGAATGGAAAGTCCCAGAAGCTGGAGCCTCTGGGAAGCGGGTGCATCCGGGAAGCAGGGCAGAGGGCGGTGGCGGGAGGGCCTGGGTCCCAGAGCAGGGGTTGTAGCCCCGGCTGCCATGCAGGCTGCTCTGGCCACTGGGCACCCGCGTGGGGAGGGGACGGGAAGTCACTCCCTGTGGAAGGCGGTGGCCGTGGGGACGGGAACCCCGAGGGGCGTGCTCTGGGGGATGAGCCTCCTCCCCGTCTCCCTGCTTCTGGTCTGCTGGGTGTGTGCTGCAACGTGGCCCCTCACTTCTTGTCCTGGTGGCAGCTCTGACGCCCCCAACCCAGACCTCCCGCCCTCGGTTCTCTCCTGTTCGTGGGAATAAAGATACTACGTGAAAGTCTCCTCTCCAGCCATACAACTCCCATGTGTGGGAGCTCACACCGAGGGGCACCCCTCCCAGGGTTCCTGGCAGACATTTTAACGTGCACCCTGCTGACCCAGCGGGCCCCCACCTTTGTAGCCCCCTTACTGTGGCTCAGCGTGGGGCTCTCCCCACGGCCCACCTGCTCACCAGGGGAGCCCCTGGGCGAGTCACTCAGCCTCTGGGGCCATCACGGTGCCTCCCCCGAAGGGTGAGTAAGGACCACACTTAGCACATTCAGGCTCAGCAGTGGAAGACCCCATTGTCTCGGAGCCAGGGGGGCTGGTCCTGAGGGCTCAGGGGGGCCTGTGAGGTCCAGGAGGTGAGGGAAGAGGTGGGGGTGTCACGGGGTGGCAGCCTCTGCCTCTCCTGGGTTTCCTCAGCCCCCAGTCTGGCAGGGACAGGCAGGGTGGTCTGGGAGCCCCCCACAGCTGCTGTCGGGGTGCCCAGTTGGAAGTGGGGTGAGGGCTCTCCCTGATACTCTCCTCCCTGGCCTTCTAGGGGCAGAAGACGAGCCTGTCCGTCCTGGAGAGCGTGGGCTTCCGTGTGGGCCAGGCCCTGGGTGAGAGGTGAGCGCAGCCGGGGTCCCCTCCTGGCCGTGTTCGGGGCTGGCAGGGGGGCCCCGCTCCATGTGGGCAGCCAGCTGGTGTCCCCGCTCTTGCTCAGCCCGGCCCGGTGTCTGCCCCCATCCTCTCCAGGCTGCCCCGGGAGACTCTGGCCTTCAGGGAGGAGCTGGATGCCCTCAAGTTCCTGTGCAAGGACCTGTGGGCGGCTGTGTTCCAGAAGCAGATAGATGGCCTCCGCACCAACCACCAGGTGCTTGCCCTTGCCCACCGCCCCGGCTGCCCGCAGCCCCGACTGGAGGCAGAAATG
Proteins encoded:
- the BLOC1S3 gene encoding biogenesis of lysosome-related organelles complex 1 subunit 3 codes for the protein MASQGRRRRPPRRPETVVPGEAAETDSELSASSSEEELYLGPSGPTRGRPTGLRVVGEAAETDSDPEPEPTAKLGALPPLVVQREPAGETWGTEEAPAPTPARSLLQLRLAESQARLDHDVVAAVSGVYRRAGRDVAALAARLAAAQTAGLAAAHSVRLARGDLCALAERLDIVAGCRLLPDIRGVPGTEPEQDPGPRA
- the TRAPPC6A gene encoding trafficking protein particle complex subunit 6A, translating into MADAVLFEFLHMEMVAELWARGPDPGLGGQKTSLSVLESVGFRVGQALGERLPRETLAFREELDALKFLCKDLWAAVFQKQIDGLRTNHQGTYVLQDNSFPLLTRMASGLQYLEEAPKFLAFTCGLLRGALVTLGLKSLVTASVAALPTCKFQVVIQKS